A window of the Cryptococcus neoformans var. neoformans B-3501A chromosome 9, whole genome shotgun sequence genome harbors these coding sequences:
- a CDS encoding hypothetical protein (HMMPfam hit to Pkinase, Protein kinase domain, score: 239.7, E(): 5.2e-69) yields the protein MSNPTSPTDPPDAGPPAPAIASSSKTGRRSVRLFAPDEEDSSDEDGLIGVPAETTFNDDEVPPSNTRSASYPGPPAHTSPTSKISSIVSSASAAQPKLARSITYVAPSAISSRPAYPLHPAGPETLHASYETWRKTRYTLESFSRAKADGKNAAQRGRSYTDPDVGYFSPDAGDDGWGSDDEDELRSPGWGISHHNMDSGGKTDGSPQLPIKPADVTEDEGQERLDWQGMLESVLNSDVLKVEEQRIYNSMPTDSFREEIGKTLWWQIRAKLRGRTEAEEKKRVQERRARVVDPVLEEINEFKYDPKNNPEGEEDSDADPQDATSTAAPQSKALNQVNTILAKLHAVKGLYPNLAAMRADKSLYTDENFRKRADALTSWSIIVSSLQTQLKLLQKWTGSDELDITKPNTTHEKALVGKYKYHHSIDSKGTPGRDAADDSSFLDRVIKEDNLQRTFERRAFVDMINLVRNAKETVINYLPQFQEQNLPDFQYEIVRLIGFPGRLIIEAVKVRLDAASRLLDPNPMVVEDFIENLRLSISLAVLIRKQYDEIMAPDAEGRWKIPHCLPTEYNDVLLDALRTFFKLLHWRLRGVGKASYYKETEVLEEEAPFLYEAAEAIVGGDMVVAEQYCALSNKLLIRSANYLDQQLRVPIHSHSRDKERGGDKERDGSSSSQRDRNRDGSLAGPPKHMKVEELFSWYSKLLDSARMRHRKTQRFCRKLTQRFDNSAEYSIEETDVDMLVETLQDTGHFLVYTGKFEANGTYIVADGSLWGQPDDVRHLLKRVFSVTIPGSRVRPRQTTSQVSGGGGVLANGQVAAAQPDPADPYPEADDFDDEALAAYILLISPRQNFVWSGAVMTLDVDYIDYELADNRVRLIADGPTKRLALCKHYFTQALIHPDTGETIDLPCVVEAQAHLPTIQKQLVKIAKSSYRLSECIVQSAPLVRNAFRGKPGSQELVENWYSFATEHGTRVLVHIEPSAWDRFNRLLMRLAISWISFISQECNPTDRKTFRWTVAALTYAFNMTRGSNILALDRSEFSLLRRYVGVCVSLLVSHFDILGARSSMEAKKEADRIEAMRRLQRLQENLDDEFLPRTPTESGGQPRIDRSIRLTVEERLRLIAELEARRSELAPAPVGQVLDEEVSEDRALVFLAASKSNISMRWQQGAYIGGGASGSVYLGYSLQDNTVFAVKILPTVDLQSSPALYESIKRESDVMSLLSHPNVVGFLGLEVHRNRVCLFQEYCEGGSLAGMLEYGKIDDEEVVGAFTIQLLRGLEYLHTNRIEHRDLKPENILIGANSVLKLADFGTAKIIKSNKTLARTRGGAHAKMEGLEGTPMYMAPEMIKNQRTGKLGACDIWGLGCIVLQMITGRKPWSFLDFDNEWAIMFHLGATKEPPPLPDPNEMSDQGIEFIDQCLSLDPEARPVASELLQDEWLVPMLEQMAELEQEYPDVLAMGQSDSLVPPPENASLTSNAPTLQDDITPPPLE from the exons ATGTCCAACCCGACGTCCCCCACAGACCCCCCAGACGCCGGCCCCCCAGCGCCCGCCATCGcgtcctcctccaagaCCGGGCGCAGGTCCGTGCGCCTCTTCGCGCCAGACGAGGAGGACAGCTCAGACGAGGACGGCCTCATCGGCGTGCCCGCAGAGACCACATTCAACGACGACGAGG TCCCCCCTTCCAACACACGCTCCGCATCCTATCCCGGCCCGCCAGCACACACCTCCCCCACCTCCAAAATCTCATCCATCGTTTCGTCCGCGTCTGCAGCCCAGCCAAAACTCGCACGTTCAATAACATACGTCGCACCCAGCGCCATCTCCTCCCGGCCGGCATACCCGCTCCATCCCGCTGGGCCAGAGACGCTGCACGCCTCGTACGAGACATGGCGGAAAACGCGATATACCCTCGAGTCGTTCAGCAGAGCCAAGGCAGACGGCAAGAACGCGGCgcaaagaggaaggtcGTATACTGACCCCGATGTGGGATATTTCAGCCCGGACGCaggagatgatggctggggctcagatgatgaggacgaaCTGAGATCCCCTGGCTGGGGTATATCTCATCATAACATGGACTCTGGAGGCAAGACGGACGGGTCACCGCAGTTGCCTATTAAGCCTGCCGATGTCACCGAGGACGAGGGACAGGAACGTTTAGATTGGCAAGGCATGTTGGAAAGTGTCCTCAACTCGGATGTCCtcaaggtggaggagcaaCGTATCTACAATTCCATGCCGACAGATTCATTcagagaagagattggaAAGACCCTTTGGTGGCAAATCCGTGCCAAGCTGCGTGGGAGgacagaggcagaggagaagaaacggGTGCAAGAGCGACGGGCAAGAGTGGTGGACCCGGTGCTCGAAGAGATAAACGAGTTCAAGTACGACCCCAAAAATAACccagaaggcgaagaagacagtGATGCCGATCCGCAAGACGCGACGTCGACTGCTGCACCCCAGTCCAAAGCTCTCAACCAGGTCAACACCATTCTCGCAAAACTCCATGCAGTCAAAGGTCTTTATCCCAACCTCGCAGCCATGCGGGCCGACAAGTCTCTCTATACCGACGAAAATTTCCGCAAACGCGCCGACGCCCTGACCTCTTGGTCCATTATCGTCTCATCCCTCCAAACCCAGCTCAAACTCTTGCAAAAATGGACAGGTTCCGATGAGCTCGACATCACCAAACCGAACACGACCCACGAGAAGGCATTGGTCGGCAAGTACAAGTATCACCACTCTATCGACAGCAAGGGTACACCCGGCAGGGATGCAGCCGATGACTCGAGTTTCCTCGACCGTGTGATAAAAGAAGATAATCTCCAACGCACATTCGAGCGCCGAGCGTTTGTAGACATGATCAACCTCGTGCGCAACGCCAAGGAGACGGTCATCAACTATCTCCCGCAGTTTCAAGAACAAAATCTCCCCGATTTCCAATACGAAATCGTCCGCCTTATCGGTTTCCCCGGTCGACTTATCATTGAGGCTGTCAAAGTCCGTTTGGACGCTGCATCCCGATTACTCGACCCGAACCCTATGGTCGTCGAAGACTTTATCGAAAACCTTCGTCTATCCATTTCGCTCGCTGTGCTAATCCGGAAACAATACGACGAAATCATGGCACCCGACGCCGaggggagatggaaaatTCCGCATTGCTTGCCGACAGAGTACAATGATGTTCTGCTCGATGCGCTGAGGACATTTTTCAAATTGTTGCATTGGAGATTACGAGGAGTGGGGAAAGCGAGTTATTACAAGGAAACGGAAgtgctggaagaagaggcgcCATTCTTGTATGAAGCAGCGGAGGCTATTGTGGGTGGTGATATGGTTGTTGCAGAGCAATATTG CGCGTTATCCAACAAGCTCCTTATACGTTCGGCAAATTATTTGGACCAGCAACTTCGGGTACCAATTCATTCCCATTCTCGCGACAAGGAACGTGGTGGCGACAAGGAGCGTGATGGCTCGTCATCCTCTCAACGTGACCGTAACCGTGACGGCTCGCTGGCCGGCCCACCGAAACACATGAAAGTCGAAGAACTCTTCTCATGGTACTCCAAACTCCTTGATTCAGCTCGAATGCGACACCGCAAGACCCAACGTTTCTGTCGTAAACTCACCCAACGATTCGATAATTCCGCCGAATATTCCATCGAGGAGACGGATGTGGACATGCTGGTGGAGACATTGCAAGATACAGGTCATTTCTTGGTGTATACCGGGAAATTCGAGGCGAACGGGACGTATATCGTTGCGGATGGCAGTCTCTGGGGTCAGCCGGACGATGTGAGACATTTGTTGAAGAGGGTGTTTTCAGTGACGATTCCTGGATCCCGAGTTCGTCCAAGGCAGACTACATCGCAGGTATCTGGCGGAGGTGGGGTCCTGGCCAACGGCCAAGTTGCAGCAGCGCAACCTGATCCTGCAGATCCGTACCCGGAAGCAGACGATTTTGACGACGAAGCGCTCGCGGCttacatcctcctcatctccccaCGCCAAAACTTTGTATGGTCCGGAGCGGTCATGACGCTGGATGTGGATTACATCGACTACGAACTAGCTGATAACCGGGTCAGACTCATCGCCGACGGTCCTACCAAACGATTAGCGCTGTGCAAACACTATTTCACGCAAGCGCTCATCCACCCTGACACGGGCGAAACAATCGATTTGCCATGTGTGGTTGAGGCCCAAGCGCATTTACCGACGATTCAGAAACAGCTTGTCAAGATTGCCAAATCGAGTTACCGTCTTTCAGAGTGTATCGTCCAGTCTGCCCCGCTCGTCCGCAATGCGTTCAGGGGCAAACCGGGATCACAAGAGTTGGTCGAGAATTGGTACAGTTTTGCGACAGAGCATGGGACGAGGGTGTTGGTCCATATCGAGCCCAGTGCGTGGGATCGATTTAATCGGCTGTTGATGCGCCTGGCAATCAGTTGGATCAGCTTTATCAGTCAAGAGTGTAACCCCACCGACCGCAAGACGTTCCGATGGACTGTGGCAGCTTTGACCTATGCGTTCAACATGACGAGAGGGAGTAACATTCTCGCGCTTGATCGATCGGAATTTTCACTCTTGAGGAGGTACGTCGGTGTCTGTGTGTCACTCTTGGTTAGCCACTTTGATATCCTCGGCGCAAGGTCGAGTATGGAGGCCAAAAAGGAGGCGGACAGGATTGAGGCAATGAGGAGGTTACAACGGCTTCAAGAAAACCTGGACGACGAATTCCTGCCTCGGACACCGACAGAGTCTGGTGGCCAACCACGTATCGACCGCTCTATAAGACTCACGGTTGAAGAACGTCTCCGTCTCATTGCCGAGCTCGAAGCTCGTCGTTCCGAGCTGGCACCCGCACCCGTCGGTCAAGTCCTTGACGAAGAAGTCTCTGAAGACCGTGCGCTGGTATTTCTTGCAGCTTCCAAATCCAATATTTCCATGCGATGGCAGCAAGGCGCGTATATCGGTGGAGGCGCATCGGGAAGCGTGTACTTGGGATACTCGCTGCAGGATAACACCGTGTTTGCTGTCAAGATCTTGCCAACGGTGGATCTGCAGAGTAGTCCGGCGTTGTACGAGAGTATCAAGCGGGAATCGGATGtgatgagcttgttgaGTCATCCGAATGTCGTTGGTTTCCTTGGATTGGAAGTGCATAGGAACAGAGTCTGTCTTTTCCAAGAG TACTGTGAAGGAGGATCGTTGGCAGGTATGCTCGAATATGGCAAAattgacgatgaggaagtCGTCGGGGCGTTTACAATCCAGCTGCTACGCGGTCTTGAATATCTGCACACCAACCGCATCGAGCACCGAGATCTCAAACCAGAAA ATATTCTCATTGGCGCCAACTCTGTTCTCAAGCTGGCCGACTTTGGTACCGCCAAAATCATCAAATCCAACAAGACACTCGCCCGTACACGTGGTGGCGCGCACGCCAAGATGGAGGGTCTCGAGGGTACGCCGATGTACATGGCACCAGAGATGATCAAGAACCAGAGGACCGGCAAGCTGGGTGCTTGTGATATCTGGGGTTTAGGGTGTATCGTTTTGCAGATGATCACTGGTAGGAAGCCATGGAGTTTCTTGGACTTTGATAATGAATG GGCTATCATGTTCCATCTTGGTGCTACAAAGGAGCCACCCCCTCTACCCGATCCCAACGAGATGTCCGACCAAGGTATCGAATTCATTGATCAATGTCTTTCTTTGGATCCCGAAGCGAGACCGGTGGCGAGCGAGTTATTGCAGGACGAATGGCTGGTTCCAATGTTGGAGCAGATG GCCGAGCTGGAGCAAGAGTATCCCGACGTATTGGCGATGGGCCAAAGCGATTCACTGGTCCCGCCACCCGAAAACGCTTCTCTAACCAGTAACGCTCCAACTCTTCAAGATGATATtacacctcctcccctcgAATGA